In Zingiber officinale cultivar Zhangliang chromosome 1A, Zo_v1.1, whole genome shotgun sequence, a genomic segment contains:
- the LOC122006686 gene encoding uncharacterized protein LOC122006686, which yields MEEKDHPSLDIVDDPLCLNGGSITKAKAKKMKKALNVLIEDVKVKATIEEDLTKIKAYCFWNCFFTIQYAYSLVSMFQAAKIVSAALQNPRNLRLGLATDGFNPFGDLSSRYSCWPVILVNYNLPPLMCMAKENLMLTLLIPGPKQPGNDIDVYLEPLVEDLKELWDIGVETYDAFSKLVFNMKAILMWTINDFPAYGNLAGCATKGNLVAQYVVKKKKWFDGNKETKGKPRPLNGLEILNVVKDIENDWGKKKMGKDINNTKKKRKERDGIKKVQKLVQMWKKKSIFFNFPYWSGLLLHHNLDVMHVEKNVCENIIGTMLNLKKKSKDGVNARKDLRLKKIKLPDGYSSNIGNCVSLEERKLIGLKYHDCHVLMQQLLSVALRSLLPKGPRNAIFLLCAFYNELCQRVLDRNRLEQLEENIAETLCMLERYFPPAFFTISVHLTIHLAREACLCGPVQFRWMYPFERMHIEELKQTDRRFSSNETLLQKRHMETFAQWLSKHVLDNSSDRIQWLAHGPRKHVISYTGYIINGHRFYTIDVGRSTQDSGVSVEDDTIWQSSSTDSHTVGRLSYYGVIRDIVLLDYYFFKVPVFRCDWANPGTGIKMDDGFTLVNLHQGLRTFENDPFILASQAKQVFYSRENDESNWYVLLKAPAQGIHNMDLLEEDAYTSSKPLDVSRLEINITEKEPYSRNECEGIDVIDIP from the exons ATGGAAGAAAAGGATCATCCCTCTCTAGATATTGTTGACGATCCATTATGCCTCAATGGAGGCTCAATTACAAAGGCTAAGGCTAAAAAGATGAAgaaagcacttaatgtgctaattgaagatgtaaAGGTGAAAGCTACAATTGAAGAAGATTTGACCAAGA TTAAAGCCTATTGCTTTTGGAATTGTTTCTTCACAATTCAATATGCATATTCTCTTGTGAGCATGTTCCAAGCAGCGAAGATCGTGTCTGCAGCCTTGCAAA ATCCTAGAAATCTCCGGCTTGGTCTTGCAACAGATGGATTCAACCCTTTTGGTGATCTTAGTTctagatatagttgttggccagttattttGGTCAATTACAACCTTCCTCCGTTGATGTGCATGGCGAAGGAAAATCTTATGTTGACATTATTGATTCCAGGCCCGAAGCAACCAGGAAATGATATAGATGTATACTTGGAACCCCTAGTGGAGGATTTGAAGGAGTTATGGGACATTGGTGTGGAGACGTATGATGCATTTAGCAAGTTAGTGTTCAATATGAAGGCTATTTTGatgtggacaatcaatgattttccagcTTATGGAAACTTAGCTGGATGTGCCACAAAAGGGAATTTGGTTGCCCAATATGTGGTGAAG AAGAAGAAGTGGTTTGATGGGAATAAAGAGACAAAAGGAAAACCTAGGCCTCTGAATGGATTAGAAATTCTTAATGTAGTGAAAGACATTGAAAATgactggggtaaaaagaaaatgggTAAAGATATCAATAatacaaagaaaaagaggaaggagCGTGATGGTATAAAAAAAGTTCAAAAACTAGTTCAAATGTGGAAGAAGAagtcaatatttttcaattttccaTACTGGAGT GGGCTCCTGCTACATCATAACTTAGATGTTATGCATGTTGAAAAGAATGTTTGCGAGAATATCATAGGTACAATGTTAAACTTAAAGAAAAAATCAAAAGATGGTGTTAACGCTCGCAAAGATTTGAG gttgaagaaaataaagttacCTGATGGTTATAGCTCAAATATTGGTAACTGTGTTTCTTTAGAAGAACGAAAGCTTATTGGGTTGAAATATCATGATTGTCATGTTCTTATGCAACAATTGCTTTCAGTAGCATTGAGAAGTCTTTTACCAAAAGGTCCACGTAATGCTATATTTTTGCTTTGTGCATTTTACAATGAGTTATGTCAAAGAGTGTTAGATAGGAACCGTCTAGAACAACTCGAAGAGAATATTGCTGAAACTTTATGCATGTTGGAGAGGTACTTTCCACCTGCTTTCTTTACCATCTCTGTTCATTTGACAATTCATTTAGCAAGAGAGGCTTGCCTGTGTGGGCCAGTTCAATTCcgctggatgtatccatttgaaag GATgcacattgaggagcttaaacaaACAGATCGTCGTTTCTCAAGTAACGAAACACTGTTACAAAAACGACATATGGAAACATTTGCTCAATGGTTATCAAAACATGTTCTTGATAACTCTTCAGATCGGATTCAATGGCTAGCACATGGTCCAAGAAAGCATGTTATATCGTATACAGGTTATATTATAAATGGACATCGGTTCTACACAATTGATGTTGGAAGGTCGACACAAGATAGTGGTGTTTCAGTTGAAGATGATACTATTTGGCAATCTAGTTCTACTGATTCACATACAGTAGGAAGACTATCATACTATGGGGTTATACGAGATATTGTGTTACTGGACTATTATTTTTTCAAAGTACCTGTTTTTAGGTGTGATTGGGCTAATCCTGGAACTGGTATCAAAATGGATGATGGTTTTACACTTGTCAACTTACACCAAGGACTAAGGACTTTTGAAAAtgatcctttcattttagcatcacaAGCAAAGCAAGTTTTCTATTCTAGGGaaaatgatgaatcaaattggtatgTGTTGCTAAAAGCACCAGCTCAAGGTATTCATAACATGGATTTGCTTGAAGAGGATGCATATACATCATCAAAACCTCTTGATGTGTCCAGACTTGAGATTAACATTACTGAGAAAGAACCATATTCTAGAAATGAGTGTGAGGGAATTGATGTTATTGATATCCCATGA